In Haemorhous mexicanus isolate bHaeMex1 chromosome 6, bHaeMex1.pri, whole genome shotgun sequence, a single window of DNA contains:
- the CD44 gene encoding CD44 antigen isoform X12, with protein MANFSLWTVFGLCLLKLCLAETEFNVSCRYGGVFHVEKNGRYSLTRSEAVELCRALNSTLATLEQLKKAHELGFETCRYGFVVGHIVIPRINPYHLCAANNTGIYRLSANTTARYDAYCYNATETEEKTCEPVVKIDTSLLSNQDETVIDNADGSRYNPDGTRHTGGESSTSGVDDENAGSGSTHETTPMDASISRSSPSFYGSPTPVSQLPDHSSGGGEKGISEKDYDDGFPSASPDITSRTVAGDFHEGDDGQYPASTTGVTSSGSDSDDEDSSEEVVHPTMFPGWGRSVAKDETAPSTTPGPHHDSLEKTTTQAWWNPFPDNWWWSNPGEKTQEPTAATRAGVTSSGSDSEDEDSSEEVVYPTMFPGWGRSVAKDETAPSTTPGPHHDSLEKTTTQAWWNPFPDNWWWSNPGEKTQEPTAATRAGVTSSGSDSEDEDSSEEVVYPTMFPGWGRSVAKDETAPSTTPGPHHDSLEKTTTQAWWNAFPDNWWWSNPGEKTQEPTAATRAGVTSSGSDSDDEDSSEEVVYPTMFPGWGRSVAKDETAPSTTVDSQHETLLEITTQDHWNPTFTDEEEQYSSSASRALVTSENEKHQGPTQHPLLHSLHSGGISQEQNPANTTGSIEQHEFATAGENYFGKETSTAVVPSRGAKQNDSAPEPPVYPGWEEGEDNATEPAVMDRVTSSRESNHERDSSTTAAVASPDGAHLKEPTQSLLPLDHESEMSTEGIMNPTDAPGDEVLHRTTASVIKAVNLAIITTVTASTDILAPEDITQEAWAPHLVVTSASSPEGAHHKEPTPTPLPSDDEPGQGTEGITNPTDTPRDEVLHRTTASVTKAVTESVDDADQEKATKEPLAPGTAPGREGEPANTTDGFHVHGIPGVFSDIEDRFIPLQTPLTTSSTSSVYGDQGPHKGHDESTTSPGETATTKIDSQLRSARVPDWLIIVAALVVLALILAVCIAVNSRRRCGQKKKLVINNGKGAVEDRKTSELNGDISKSQEMVHLVHKEQSNDRTQACDEFLTVNETQNHHEFDMKTGV; from the exons AATTCAATGTAAGTTGCAGATACGGAGGAGTTTTTCATGTTGAAAAAAATGGTCGCTACAGTCTCACACGATCTGAAGCAGTTGAACTCTGCAGAGCTCTCAACAGTACCTTGGCAACACTAGAGCAGCTGAAGAAAGCTCACGAGCTTGGATTTGAAACCTGCAG GTATGGTTTCGTGGTGGGGCATATTGTTATCCCACGGATCAATCCCTATCATCTTTGTGCAGCAAATAACACTGGCATTTACAGACTTTCAGCAAATACAACTGCTCGGTATGATGCATACTGTTACAATGCGACAG aaacagaggaaaaaacatgtGAGCCAGTTGTAAAAATAGATACTTCCTTACTCAGTAATCAGGATGAAACAG TCATTGACAACGCAGATGGCTCTCGCTACAACCCGGACGGCACGCGTCACACCGGTGGAGAGTCCTCCACCTCGGGGGTGGATGATGAAAATGCAGGTAGTGGATCAACTCATGAGACAACTCCCATGGATGCCTCCATCAGCAGGTCCAGCCCCTCATTTTATGGAAGTCCTACTCCGGTCTCACAGCTGCCAGATCATTCCTCTGGAGGAGGCGAAAAAGGAATTTCTGAAAAAGACTATG ATGATggatttccatctgcatcacctGACATCACTTCCAGGACGGTGGCTGGTGATTTCCATGAAGGAGATGATGGACAGTATCCTGCAAGTACTA CAGGTGTGACCTCCAGTGGCAGTGATTCAGATGATGAAGACTCTTCTGAGGAGGTTGTGCATCCCACAATGtttccaggctggggcaggagtgTGGCCAAGGATGAGACTGCTCCGAGTACGA CTCCAGGGCCTCATCATGACAGCCTGGAGAAAACCACCACCCAGGCTTGGTGGAACCCGTTCCCAGACAACTGGTGGTGGTCGAATCCTGGAGAGAAGACGCAAGAACCCACGGCAGCAACCAGGG CAGGTGTGACCTCCAGTGGCAGTGATTCAGAAGATGAAGACTCTTCTGAGGAGGTTGTGTATCCCACAATGtttccaggctggggcaggagtgTGGCCAAGGATGAGACTGCTCCGAGTACGA CTCCAGGGCCTCATCATGACAGCCTGGAGAAAACCACCACCCAAGCTTGGTGGAACCCGTTCCCAGACAACTGGTGGTGGTCGAATCCTGGAGAGAAGACGCAAGAACCCACGGCAGCAACCAGGG CAGGTGTGACCTCCAGTGGCAGTGATTCAGAAGATGAAGACTCTTCTGAGGAGGTTGTGTATCCCACAATGtttccaggctggggcaggagtgTGGCCAAGGATGAGACTGCTCCGAGTACGA CTCCAGGGCCTCATCATGACAGCCTGGAGAAAACCACCACCCAAGCTTGGTGGAATGCGTTCCCAGACAACTGGTGGTGGTCGAATCCTGGAGAGAAGACGCAAGAGCCCACGGCAGCAACCAGGG CAGGTGTGACCTCCAGTGGCAGTGATTCAGATGATGAAGATTCTTCTGAGGAGGTTGTGTATCCCACAATGtttccaggctggggcaggagtgTGGCCAAGGATGAGACTGCTCCGAGTACGA CTGTGGACTCACAACACGAAACACTTCTGGAAATCACCACACAAGACCATTGGAACCCCACCTTTACAGATGAAGAGGAGCAGTATTCTAGCTCTGCCAGCAGGG CACTAGTTacaagtgaaaatgaaaaacatcaAGGACCAACCCAACATCCGCTATTACACAGCCTTCATTCTGGAGGGATCAGTCAAGAACAAAATCCTGCAAATACCACTGGCAGTATTGAACAACATGAATTTGCTACTGCaggtgaaaattattttggaaaggaAACTTCTACAG CTGTGGTCCCCAGCCGTGGGGCCAAACAGAATGACTCAGCACCAGAGCCACCGGTGTatccaggctgggaggagggagaggataaTGCCACAGAGCCTGCTGTAATGGATAGAGTTACTTCTTCCAGAGAGAGCAATCATGAAAGAGACTCTTCCACTACAG CAGCTGTTGCCTCTCCTGATGGTGCCCACCTCAAAGAGCCAACTCAATCACTTCTGCCTTTGGATCATGAATCAGAAATGAGCACTGAAGGCATCATGAATCCCACGGATGCCCCTGGGGATGAAGTTCTCCACAGGACCACAGCCTCTGTGATCAAAGCTG ttAACTTGGCCATCATCACAACAGTCACAGCCTCCACTGACATTCTGGCACCAGAAGATATAACCCAGGAAGCATGGGCACCTCACCTTGTGGTAACATCTGCTTCCTCTCCTGAGGGTGCCCACCACAAAGAGCCAACTCCAACACCTCTGCCTTCAGATGATGAACCAGGACAGGGCACTGAGGGCATCACAAATCCCACGGATACGCCCCGAGATGAAGTCCTCCACAGGACCACAGCCAGTGTGACCAAAGCTG TCACAGAGTCCGTGGATGATGCTGACCAAGAGAAAGCAACAAAGGAGCCACTGGCACCTGGCACTGCACCTGGAAGGGAAGGTGAACCAGCAAACACCACAGATGGTTTCCATGTCCATGGGATACCAGGAGTTTTTTCAGACATTGAGGACCGTTTTATTCCCTTGCAGACTCCTCTTACTACCA GCTCTACCTCTAGTGTATATGGTGACCAAGGACCACACAAGGGACATGATGAATCCACCACTTCCCCTGGAGAGACGGCCACAACAAAAATAGATTCACAGCTAAGGTCTGCCCGTGTACCAG actGGCTGATCATTGTGGCTGCTCTCGTGGTGCTTGCGTTGATCCTGGCAGTGTGCATTGCTGTCAACAGCCGCAGAAG aTGTGGGCAGAAGAAAAAGCTAGTGATTAACAATGGCAAAGGGGCAGTGGAGGACAGGAAGACAAGTGAATTAAATGGAGATATCAGTAAATCACAAGAAATGGTGCACTTGGTTCATAAAGAACAGTCAAATGACCGAACACAAGCATGTGATGAATTCCTGACTGTTAACGAAACACAAAATCATCACGAGTTTGACATGAAGACTGGAGTGTAA
- the CD44 gene encoding CD44 antigen isoform X17: MANFSLWTVFGLCLLKLCLAETEFNVSCRYGGVFHVEKNGRYSLTRSEAVELCRALNSTLATLEQLKKAHELGFETCRYGFVVGHIVIPRINPYHLCAANNTGIYRLSANTTARYDAYCYNATETEEKTCEPVVKIDTSLLSNQDETVIDNADGSRYNPDGTRHTGGESSTSGVDDENAGSGSTHETTPMDASISRSSPSFYGSPTPVSQLPDHSSGGGEKGISEKDYDDGFPSASPDITSRTVAGDFHEGDDGQYPASTSVTSSGSDSDDEDSSEEVVHPTMFPGWGRSVAKDETAPSTTPGPHHDSLEKTTTQAWWNPFPDNWWWSNPGEKTQEPTAATRAGVTSSGSDSEDEDSSEEVVYPTMFPGWGRSVAKDETAPSTTPGPHHDSLEKTTTQAWWNPFPDNWWWSNPGEKTQEPTAATRAGVTSSGSDSEDEDSSEEVVYPTMFPGWGRSVAKDETAPSTTPGPHHDSLEKTTTQAWWNAFPDNWWWSNPGEKTQEPTAATRAGVTSSGSDSDDEDSSEEVVYPTMFPGWGRSVAKDETAPSTTVDSQHETLLEITTQDHWNPTFTDEEEQYSSSASRALVTSENEKHQGPTQHPLLHSLHSGGISQEQNPANTTGSIEQHEFATAGENYFGKETSTAVVPSRGAKQNDSAPEPPVYPGWEEGEDNATEPAVMDRVTSSRESNHERDSSTTAAVASPDGAHLKEPTQSLLPLDHESEMSTEGIMNPTDAPGDEVLHRTTASVIKAVNLAIITTVTASTDILAPEDITQEAWAPHLVVTSASSPEGAHHKEPTPTPLPSDDEPGQGTEGITNPTDTPRDEVLHRTTASVTKAVTESVDDADQEKATKEPLAPGTAPGREGEPANTTDGFHVHGIPGVFSDIEDRFIPLQTPLTTSSTSSVYGDQGPHKGHDESTTSPGETATTKIDSQLRSARVPDWLIIVAALVVLALILAVCIAVNSRRRCGQKKKLVINNGKGAVEDRKTSELNGDISKSQEMVHLVHKEQSNDRTQACDEFLTVNETQNHHEFDMKTGV, translated from the exons AATTCAATGTAAGTTGCAGATACGGAGGAGTTTTTCATGTTGAAAAAAATGGTCGCTACAGTCTCACACGATCTGAAGCAGTTGAACTCTGCAGAGCTCTCAACAGTACCTTGGCAACACTAGAGCAGCTGAAGAAAGCTCACGAGCTTGGATTTGAAACCTGCAG GTATGGTTTCGTGGTGGGGCATATTGTTATCCCACGGATCAATCCCTATCATCTTTGTGCAGCAAATAACACTGGCATTTACAGACTTTCAGCAAATACAACTGCTCGGTATGATGCATACTGTTACAATGCGACAG aaacagaggaaaaaacatgtGAGCCAGTTGTAAAAATAGATACTTCCTTACTCAGTAATCAGGATGAAACAG TCATTGACAACGCAGATGGCTCTCGCTACAACCCGGACGGCACGCGTCACACCGGTGGAGAGTCCTCCACCTCGGGGGTGGATGATGAAAATGCAGGTAGTGGATCAACTCATGAGACAACTCCCATGGATGCCTCCATCAGCAGGTCCAGCCCCTCATTTTATGGAAGTCCTACTCCGGTCTCACAGCTGCCAGATCATTCCTCTGGAGGAGGCGAAAAAGGAATTTCTGAAAAAGACTATG ATGATggatttccatctgcatcacctGACATCACTTCCAGGACGGTGGCTGGTGATTTCCATGAAGGAGATGATGGACAGTATCCTGCAAGTACTA GTGTGACCTCCAGTGGCAGTGATTCAGATGATGAAGACTCTTCTGAGGAGGTTGTGCATCCCACAATGtttccaggctggggcaggagtgTGGCCAAGGATGAGACTGCTCCGAGTACGA CTCCAGGGCCTCATCATGACAGCCTGGAGAAAACCACCACCCAGGCTTGGTGGAACCCGTTCCCAGACAACTGGTGGTGGTCGAATCCTGGAGAGAAGACGCAAGAACCCACGGCAGCAACCAGGG CAGGTGTGACCTCCAGTGGCAGTGATTCAGAAGATGAAGACTCTTCTGAGGAGGTTGTGTATCCCACAATGtttccaggctggggcaggagtgTGGCCAAGGATGAGACTGCTCCGAGTACGA CTCCAGGGCCTCATCATGACAGCCTGGAGAAAACCACCACCCAAGCTTGGTGGAACCCGTTCCCAGACAACTGGTGGTGGTCGAATCCTGGAGAGAAGACGCAAGAACCCACGGCAGCAACCAGGG CAGGTGTGACCTCCAGTGGCAGTGATTCAGAAGATGAAGACTCTTCTGAGGAGGTTGTGTATCCCACAATGtttccaggctggggcaggagtgTGGCCAAGGATGAGACTGCTCCGAGTACGA CTCCAGGGCCTCATCATGACAGCCTGGAGAAAACCACCACCCAAGCTTGGTGGAATGCGTTCCCAGACAACTGGTGGTGGTCGAATCCTGGAGAGAAGACGCAAGAGCCCACGGCAGCAACCAGGG CAGGTGTGACCTCCAGTGGCAGTGATTCAGATGATGAAGATTCTTCTGAGGAGGTTGTGTATCCCACAATGtttccaggctggggcaggagtgTGGCCAAGGATGAGACTGCTCCGAGTACGA CTGTGGACTCACAACACGAAACACTTCTGGAAATCACCACACAAGACCATTGGAACCCCACCTTTACAGATGAAGAGGAGCAGTATTCTAGCTCTGCCAGCAGGG CACTAGTTacaagtgaaaatgaaaaacatcaAGGACCAACCCAACATCCGCTATTACACAGCCTTCATTCTGGAGGGATCAGTCAAGAACAAAATCCTGCAAATACCACTGGCAGTATTGAACAACATGAATTTGCTACTGCaggtgaaaattattttggaaaggaAACTTCTACAG CTGTGGTCCCCAGCCGTGGGGCCAAACAGAATGACTCAGCACCAGAGCCACCGGTGTatccaggctgggaggagggagaggataaTGCCACAGAGCCTGCTGTAATGGATAGAGTTACTTCTTCCAGAGAGAGCAATCATGAAAGAGACTCTTCCACTACAG CAGCTGTTGCCTCTCCTGATGGTGCCCACCTCAAAGAGCCAACTCAATCACTTCTGCCTTTGGATCATGAATCAGAAATGAGCACTGAAGGCATCATGAATCCCACGGATGCCCCTGGGGATGAAGTTCTCCACAGGACCACAGCCTCTGTGATCAAAGCTG ttAACTTGGCCATCATCACAACAGTCACAGCCTCCACTGACATTCTGGCACCAGAAGATATAACCCAGGAAGCATGGGCACCTCACCTTGTGGTAACATCTGCTTCCTCTCCTGAGGGTGCCCACCACAAAGAGCCAACTCCAACACCTCTGCCTTCAGATGATGAACCAGGACAGGGCACTGAGGGCATCACAAATCCCACGGATACGCCCCGAGATGAAGTCCTCCACAGGACCACAGCCAGTGTGACCAAAGCTG TCACAGAGTCCGTGGATGATGCTGACCAAGAGAAAGCAACAAAGGAGCCACTGGCACCTGGCACTGCACCTGGAAGGGAAGGTGAACCAGCAAACACCACAGATGGTTTCCATGTCCATGGGATACCAGGAGTTTTTTCAGACATTGAGGACCGTTTTATTCCCTTGCAGACTCCTCTTACTACCA GCTCTACCTCTAGTGTATATGGTGACCAAGGACCACACAAGGGACATGATGAATCCACCACTTCCCCTGGAGAGACGGCCACAACAAAAATAGATTCACAGCTAAGGTCTGCCCGTGTACCAG actGGCTGATCATTGTGGCTGCTCTCGTGGTGCTTGCGTTGATCCTGGCAGTGTGCATTGCTGTCAACAGCCGCAGAAG aTGTGGGCAGAAGAAAAAGCTAGTGATTAACAATGGCAAAGGGGCAGTGGAGGACAGGAAGACAAGTGAATTAAATGGAGATATCAGTAAATCACAAGAAATGGTGCACTTGGTTCATAAAGAACAGTCAAATGACCGAACACAAGCATGTGATGAATTCCTGACTGTTAACGAAACACAAAATCATCACGAGTTTGACATGAAGACTGGAGTGTAA
- the CD44 gene encoding CD44 antigen isoform X7, whose protein sequence is MANFSLWTVFGLCLLKLCLAETEFNVSCRYGGVFHVEKNGRYSLTRSEAVELCRALNSTLATLEQLKKAHELGFETCRYGFVVGHIVIPRINPYHLCAANNTGIYRLSANTTARYDAYCYNATETEEKTCEPVVKIDTSLLSNQDETVIDNADGSRYNPDGTRHTGGESSTSGVDDENAGSGSTHETTPMDASISRSSPSFYGSPTPVSQLPDHSSGGGEKGISEKDYDDGFPSASPDITSRTVAGDFHEGDDGQYPASTTPGPHHDSLEKTTTQAWWNAFPDNWWWSNPGEKTQEPTAATRAGVTSSGSDSDDEDSSEEVVHPTMFPGWGRSVAKDETAPSTTPGPHHDSLEKTTTQAWWNPFPDNWWWSNPGEKTQEPTAATRAGVTSSGSDSEDEDSSEEVVYPTMFPGWGRSVAKDETAPSTTPGPHHDSLEKTTTQAWWNPFPDNWWWSNPGEKTQEPTAATRAGVTSSGSDSEDEDSSEEVVYPTMFPGWGRSVAKDETAPSTTPGPHHDSLEKTTTQAWWNAFPDNWWWSNPGEKTQEPTAATRAGVTSSGSDSDDEDSSEEVVYPTMFPGWGRSVAKDETAPSTTVDSQHETLLEITTQDHWNPTFTDEEEQYSSSASRALVTSENEKHQGPTQHPLLHSLHSGGISQEQNPANTTGSIEQHEFATAGENYFGKETSTAVVPSRGAKQNDSAPEPPVYPGWEEGEDNATEPAVMDRVTSSRESNHERDSSTTAAVASPDGAHLKEPTQSLLPLDHESEMSTEGIMNPTDAPGDEVLHRTTASVIKAVTASTDILAPEDITQEAWAPHLVVTSASSPEGAHHKEPTPTPLPSDDEPGQGTEGITNPTDTPRDEVLHRTTASVTKAVTESVDDADQEKATKEPLAPGTAPGREGEPANTTDGFHVHGIPGVFSDIEDRFIPLQTPLTTSSTSSVYGDQGPHKGHDESTTSPGETATTKIDSQLRSARVPDWLIIVAALVVLALILAVCIAVNSRRRCGQKKKLVINNGKGAVEDRKTSELNGDISKSQEMVHLVHKEQSNDRTQACDEFLTVNETQNHHEFDMKTGV, encoded by the exons AATTCAATGTAAGTTGCAGATACGGAGGAGTTTTTCATGTTGAAAAAAATGGTCGCTACAGTCTCACACGATCTGAAGCAGTTGAACTCTGCAGAGCTCTCAACAGTACCTTGGCAACACTAGAGCAGCTGAAGAAAGCTCACGAGCTTGGATTTGAAACCTGCAG GTATGGTTTCGTGGTGGGGCATATTGTTATCCCACGGATCAATCCCTATCATCTTTGTGCAGCAAATAACACTGGCATTTACAGACTTTCAGCAAATACAACTGCTCGGTATGATGCATACTGTTACAATGCGACAG aaacagaggaaaaaacatgtGAGCCAGTTGTAAAAATAGATACTTCCTTACTCAGTAATCAGGATGAAACAG TCATTGACAACGCAGATGGCTCTCGCTACAACCCGGACGGCACGCGTCACACCGGTGGAGAGTCCTCCACCTCGGGGGTGGATGATGAAAATGCAGGTAGTGGATCAACTCATGAGACAACTCCCATGGATGCCTCCATCAGCAGGTCCAGCCCCTCATTTTATGGAAGTCCTACTCCGGTCTCACAGCTGCCAGATCATTCCTCTGGAGGAGGCGAAAAAGGAATTTCTGAAAAAGACTATG ATGATggatttccatctgcatcacctGACATCACTTCCAGGACGGTGGCTGGTGATTTCCATGAAGGAGATGATGGACAGTATCCTGCAAGTACTA CTCCAGGGCCTCATCATGACAGCCTGGAGAAAACCACCACCCAAGCTTGGTGGAATGCGTTCCCAGACAACTGGTGGTGGTCGAATCCTGGAGAGAAGACGCAAGAACCCACGGCAGCAACCAGGG CAGGTGTGACCTCCAGTGGCAGTGATTCAGATGATGAAGACTCTTCTGAGGAGGTTGTGCATCCCACAATGtttccaggctggggcaggagtgTGGCCAAGGATGAGACTGCTCCGAGTACGA CTCCAGGGCCTCATCATGACAGCCTGGAGAAAACCACCACCCAGGCTTGGTGGAACCCGTTCCCAGACAACTGGTGGTGGTCGAATCCTGGAGAGAAGACGCAAGAACCCACGGCAGCAACCAGGG CAGGTGTGACCTCCAGTGGCAGTGATTCAGAAGATGAAGACTCTTCTGAGGAGGTTGTGTATCCCACAATGtttccaggctggggcaggagtgTGGCCAAGGATGAGACTGCTCCGAGTACGA CTCCAGGGCCTCATCATGACAGCCTGGAGAAAACCACCACCCAAGCTTGGTGGAACCCGTTCCCAGACAACTGGTGGTGGTCGAATCCTGGAGAGAAGACGCAAGAACCCACGGCAGCAACCAGGG CAGGTGTGACCTCCAGTGGCAGTGATTCAGAAGATGAAGACTCTTCTGAGGAGGTTGTGTATCCCACAATGtttccaggctggggcaggagtgTGGCCAAGGATGAGACTGCTCCGAGTACGA CTCCAGGGCCTCATCATGACAGCCTGGAGAAAACCACCACCCAAGCTTGGTGGAATGCGTTCCCAGACAACTGGTGGTGGTCGAATCCTGGAGAGAAGACGCAAGAGCCCACGGCAGCAACCAGGG CAGGTGTGACCTCCAGTGGCAGTGATTCAGATGATGAAGATTCTTCTGAGGAGGTTGTGTATCCCACAATGtttccaggctggggcaggagtgTGGCCAAGGATGAGACTGCTCCGAGTACGA CTGTGGACTCACAACACGAAACACTTCTGGAAATCACCACACAAGACCATTGGAACCCCACCTTTACAGATGAAGAGGAGCAGTATTCTAGCTCTGCCAGCAGGG CACTAGTTacaagtgaaaatgaaaaacatcaAGGACCAACCCAACATCCGCTATTACACAGCCTTCATTCTGGAGGGATCAGTCAAGAACAAAATCCTGCAAATACCACTGGCAGTATTGAACAACATGAATTTGCTACTGCaggtgaaaattattttggaaaggaAACTTCTACAG CTGTGGTCCCCAGCCGTGGGGCCAAACAGAATGACTCAGCACCAGAGCCACCGGTGTatccaggctgggaggagggagaggataaTGCCACAGAGCCTGCTGTAATGGATAGAGTTACTTCTTCCAGAGAGAGCAATCATGAAAGAGACTCTTCCACTACAG CAGCTGTTGCCTCTCCTGATGGTGCCCACCTCAAAGAGCCAACTCAATCACTTCTGCCTTTGGATCATGAATCAGAAATGAGCACTGAAGGCATCATGAATCCCACGGATGCCCCTGGGGATGAAGTTCTCCACAGGACCACAGCCTCTGTGATCAAAGCTG TCACAGCCTCCACTGACATTCTGGCACCAGAAGATATAACCCAGGAAGCATGGGCACCTCACCTTGTGGTAACATCTGCTTCCTCTCCTGAGGGTGCCCACCACAAAGAGCCAACTCCAACACCTCTGCCTTCAGATGATGAACCAGGACAGGGCACTGAGGGCATCACAAATCCCACGGATACGCCCCGAGATGAAGTCCTCCACAGGACCACAGCCAGTGTGACCAAAGCTG TCACAGAGTCCGTGGATGATGCTGACCAAGAGAAAGCAACAAAGGAGCCACTGGCACCTGGCACTGCACCTGGAAGGGAAGGTGAACCAGCAAACACCACAGATGGTTTCCATGTCCATGGGATACCAGGAGTTTTTTCAGACATTGAGGACCGTTTTATTCCCTTGCAGACTCCTCTTACTACCA GCTCTACCTCTAGTGTATATGGTGACCAAGGACCACACAAGGGACATGATGAATCCACCACTTCCCCTGGAGAGACGGCCACAACAAAAATAGATTCACAGCTAAGGTCTGCCCGTGTACCAG actGGCTGATCATTGTGGCTGCTCTCGTGGTGCTTGCGTTGATCCTGGCAGTGTGCATTGCTGTCAACAGCCGCAGAAG aTGTGGGCAGAAGAAAAAGCTAGTGATTAACAATGGCAAAGGGGCAGTGGAGGACAGGAAGACAAGTGAATTAAATGGAGATATCAGTAAATCACAAGAAATGGTGCACTTGGTTCATAAAGAACAGTCAAATGACCGAACACAAGCATGTGATGAATTCCTGACTGTTAACGAAACACAAAATCATCACGAGTTTGACATGAAGACTGGAGTGTAA
- the CD44 gene encoding CD44 antigen isoform X33 codes for MANFSLWTVFGLCLLKLCLAETEFNVSCRYGGVFHVEKNGRYSLTRSEAVELCRALNSTLATLEQLKKAHELGFETCRYGFVVGHIVIPRINPYHLCAANNTGIYRLSANTTARYDAYCYNATETEEKTCEPVVKIDTSLLSNQDETVIDNADGSRYNPDGTRHTGGESSTSGVDDENAGSGSTHETTPMDASISRSSPSFYGSPTPVSQLPDHSSGGGEKGISEKDYDDGFPSASPDITSRTVAGDFHEGDDGQYPASTTVASPDGAHLKEPTQSLLPLDHESEMSTEGIMNPTDAPGDEVLHRTTASVIKAVNLAIITTVTASTDILAPEDITQEAWAPHLVVTSASSPEGAHHKEPTPTPLPSDDEPGQGTEGITNPTDTPRDEVLHRTTASVTKAVTESVDDADQEKATKEPLAPGTAPGREGEPANTTDGFHVHGIPGVFSDIEDRFIPLQTPLTTSSTSSVYGDQGPHKGHDESTTSPGETATTKIDSQLRSARVPDWLIIVAALVVLALILAVCIAVNSRRRCGQKKKLVINNGKGAVEDRKTSELNGDISKSQEMVHLVHKEQSNDRTQACDEFLTVNETQNHHEFDMKTGV; via the exons AATTCAATGTAAGTTGCAGATACGGAGGAGTTTTTCATGTTGAAAAAAATGGTCGCTACAGTCTCACACGATCTGAAGCAGTTGAACTCTGCAGAGCTCTCAACAGTACCTTGGCAACACTAGAGCAGCTGAAGAAAGCTCACGAGCTTGGATTTGAAACCTGCAG GTATGGTTTCGTGGTGGGGCATATTGTTATCCCACGGATCAATCCCTATCATCTTTGTGCAGCAAATAACACTGGCATTTACAGACTTTCAGCAAATACAACTGCTCGGTATGATGCATACTGTTACAATGCGACAG aaacagaggaaaaaacatgtGAGCCAGTTGTAAAAATAGATACTTCCTTACTCAGTAATCAGGATGAAACAG TCATTGACAACGCAGATGGCTCTCGCTACAACCCGGACGGCACGCGTCACACCGGTGGAGAGTCCTCCACCTCGGGGGTGGATGATGAAAATGCAGGTAGTGGATCAACTCATGAGACAACTCCCATGGATGCCTCCATCAGCAGGTCCAGCCCCTCATTTTATGGAAGTCCTACTCCGGTCTCACAGCTGCCAGATCATTCCTCTGGAGGAGGCGAAAAAGGAATTTCTGAAAAAGACTATG ATGATggatttccatctgcatcacctGACATCACTTCCAGGACGGTGGCTGGTGATTTCCATGAAGGAGATGATGGACAGTATCCTGCAAGTACTA CTGTTGCCTCTCCTGATGGTGCCCACCTCAAAGAGCCAACTCAATCACTTCTGCCTTTGGATCATGAATCAGAAATGAGCACTGAAGGCATCATGAATCCCACGGATGCCCCTGGGGATGAAGTTCTCCACAGGACCACAGCCTCTGTGATCAAAGCTG ttAACTTGGCCATCATCACAACAGTCACAGCCTCCACTGACATTCTGGCACCAGAAGATATAACCCAGGAAGCATGGGCACCTCACCTTGTGGTAACATCTGCTTCCTCTCCTGAGGGTGCCCACCACAAAGAGCCAACTCCAACACCTCTGCCTTCAGATGATGAACCAGGACAGGGCACTGAGGGCATCACAAATCCCACGGATACGCCCCGAGATGAAGTCCTCCACAGGACCACAGCCAGTGTGACCAAAGCTG TCACAGAGTCCGTGGATGATGCTGACCAAGAGAAAGCAACAAAGGAGCCACTGGCACCTGGCACTGCACCTGGAAGGGAAGGTGAACCAGCAAACACCACAGATGGTTTCCATGTCCATGGGATACCAGGAGTTTTTTCAGACATTGAGGACCGTTTTATTCCCTTGCAGACTCCTCTTACTACCA GCTCTACCTCTAGTGTATATGGTGACCAAGGACCACACAAGGGACATGATGAATCCACCACTTCCCCTGGAGAGACGGCCACAACAAAAATAGATTCACAGCTAAGGTCTGCCCGTGTACCAG actGGCTGATCATTGTGGCTGCTCTCGTGGTGCTTGCGTTGATCCTGGCAGTGTGCATTGCTGTCAACAGCCGCAGAAG aTGTGGGCAGAAGAAAAAGCTAGTGATTAACAATGGCAAAGGGGCAGTGGAGGACAGGAAGACAAGTGAATTAAATGGAGATATCAGTAAATCACAAGAAATGGTGCACTTGGTTCATAAAGAACAGTCAAATGACCGAACACAAGCATGTGATGAATTCCTGACTGTTAACGAAACACAAAATCATCACGAGTTTGACATGAAGACTGGAGTGTAA